The following proteins come from a genomic window of Lycium ferocissimum isolate CSIRO_LF1 chromosome 4, AGI_CSIRO_Lferr_CH_V1, whole genome shotgun sequence:
- the LOC132054174 gene encoding uncharacterized protein LOC132054174 translates to MATKTMNRPSMAKIRVEIDLMKPLIHNIWIGTEDDNEPLKGYAQKIEYENIPKYCKHCKKLGHNLTECRVLARKKENEKKEVERMKQHTNPKEDVPKTDGKEIIPDGKYEVQNRGRDQRPFPDLIRNRRRGRSEPPKVFKPTGAVFGIDKPMPISEKKQNIRKDQNDKNIDRKLVGMEQKNQDDSNHEETVEQTGQNMESQQKEIECQGSPKEKGDNPDITEKDQQEDQPLRQTVMINSPNELTVDLFEGKWQEYGSKKSKNRSGKKRRTPRKNGNNEKDNIMITQNSFDELMQEDENYSANKSEADNSKTTEEIISANKTNIDENDEWADKESSDEENTSDDTEDMESDSDEEEESYYSEQEELQKHIEKHDISAKNNKFAMKEQKGEKEVNQNEPPKTRRQMKKSQDHSKRGLNDQVS, encoded by the coding sequence ATGGCTACTAAAACGATGAATAGACCAAGTATGGCTAAGATTCGAGTTGAAATTGATTTAATGAAGCCTTTAATTCATAATATCTGGATTGGTACTGAGGATGACAATGAACCTCTTAAAGGCTACGCTCAAAAaattgaatatgaaaatattccTAAGTATTGTAAGCATTGTAAGAAATTAGGACACAATCTGACGGAATGTCGTGTGTTAGCAAggaaaaaagagaatgaaaagaaagaagtggaAAGGATGAAACAACACACCAATCCAAAAGAGGATGTGCCTAAAACAGATGGTAAAGAAATTATTCCAGATGGGAAATATGAGGTTCAGAACAGGGGAAGAGATCAAAGGCCCTTTCCAGACCTGATCAGGAATAGACGAAGGGGTAGAAGTGAGCCTCCTAAGGTTTTTAAGCCTACGGGTGCTGTATTTGGTATTGACAAGCCTATGCCTATATCGGAAAAAAAACAGAATATAAGGAAGGATCAGAATGATAAGAATATTGATCGTAAACTGGTTGGGATGGAGCAAAAGAACCAAGATGATTCTAACCATGAAGAGACAGTTGAGCAGACTGGGCAGAATATGGAGAGTCAACAAAAAGAAATAGAATGTCAAGGAAGTCCAAAAGAAAAGGGTGACAATCCTGATATCACAGAGAAAGATCAGCAAGAAGATCAACCTTTGAGGCAGACTGTTATGATCAATAGTCCAAATGAACTCACGGTTGATTTGTTCGAAGGTAAATGGCAGGAATATGGGAGCAAGAAATCGAAAAACAGATCAGGCAAGAAGAGAAGAACCCCAAGGAAAAATGGGAACAATGAAAAAGACAACATCATGATTACCCAGAATAGCTTTGATGAACTTATGCAAGAAGATGAAAATTACAGTGCTAACAAATCTGAGGCTGATAATAGTAAAACAACAGAGGAAATAATCAGTGCCAATAAGACTAACATAGATGAAAACGATGAATGGGCTGATAAAGAGTCCTCTGATGAAGAGAATACATCAGATGACACTGAAGACATGGAAAGTGATAGTGACGAAGAGGAGGAATCGTATTACAGTGAGCAGGAGGAGCTTCAGAAGCATATAGAAAAACATGATATATCTGCTAAGAATAACAAGTTTGCTATGAAAGAACAGAAGGGAGAAAAGGAAGTGAATCAGAATGAACCTCCTAAGACAAGGAGACAAATGAAGAAATCACAAGATCACTCCAAAAGAGGTTTAAATGATCAAGTTTCTTAA